From the genome of bacterium:
TGAATTTGTAGTAGAATTACCAATTTAATTATCATCCATCGTCTACCGGTTTTTCCCGATCAATCTTTTTTAACACACAGAGATCCGGCATATCGACACCATCCCGACCATGCTAATAAAGTATTCCATAATACTTGATAAATCAATGACATAAGTCACATTTATGAAAAAATATACCCCCCAATCTAACCTGAGAATATTTCGACCGATGAGCAAAAATAATCTGAGAATGGTTGGTGATGACTATCGTCAACTAAGTTGACAAACAACAAAACAATCGAAGCGGTGAGTAAAACAATTATTATGAATATTCATCAACAAATGCTCACATTAGTCGACGCTAATATCAAAATTCAAGAGCATTGTATTTAAGAATAATTAAAGTTGAGATAACTAATTGATATAGAGCGAGCTCAAACAGTACAATAAAAAAAAACACGAATGAACCTTATAATTGTCTCATTAGAATTGCAATTCAAGCGATATTTCCAACACATTGGTTACGGGGGGAAGCAGCACGGGGCAGGGGACACCGGAAAAGGATTTGCGGTTGTTGCCACAGAGGTTTAGGGTTGGCATATATATCGGCAGATTCAATGCGCGAGATTTAGGCGACGACTAATGAGCAGCCGGCTTCCGAGCGGATACCCCGAGCTCGACTGAACAAATTCTATTAGGTATTCAGTCTGCGAATTTGGAACTGATTGCCATCGAAAAAGTAACACAAAGCGTTGCCGCGAATTTGTATGAGAGCACTTCCACAGCGGAAGTGCTGGCGAGCCAAGTGTTGGTATTCAACAACCAGTTAGCCAGTCTCCAAATGAATGAAGTAATACAAGAATTATCATTTTCCACAAAGAAGTTTACGTGCAGCGATAACCTGTTTGGAAGCGCCCTTGCCAACTGCGGTCAGGTGTCCCATTTTTCTGCCGGGACGCGCCTCCCGTTTCCCATAGAGATGGAGGTGAATGCCCGGCAGCTCGAGGACTTTTCGCCATTCCGGTTCACCGCGATGCCAGAGCTCGCCCAATAGATTCGCCATCGCCACTTCCTCGGCAATCGGCGTAGAATCGCCTAACGGGAGGTTTCCGACCGCTCGCCATAGTTGCTCAAATTGCGAACATTGCGCCCCTTCTATCGACCAATGCCCGCTATTGTGAGGGCGGGGTGCCAGTTCGTTGACGAGCAATTCACCGCTTTGTGTTTCAAATAACTCGACCGCGAGTAGTCCCACCAACTGTAACTGTTCCGCAATGCCGACTGCGATTGCTTCGGCTTGTTGCGCGATATATTCCAGATGCGGAGCGGGCGCTATTGTGAGATCGAGGATATGGTTCGCGTGACGATTCTCAACGACCGGGAAGCACTTAATTATACCAGATAGATTACGCGCAACGATTACCGAACACTCTCTTACGAAATCAACAAACTGCTCAAGAATTACGACGTCGGTTATCGACTGTAGAACTGTCTGCAACTCATCGCGGGTAGATACTTTCCACTGTCCCTTGCCGTCATATCCCATCCGAATCGTTTTCACTACTGCGGGGAAACCGATCAACGAACAGACCTCTTCGATTTGTTGGGGGGAACTCGTGAGGGAAAGAAATGCGAATTTAGGAACCGGGAATCCGTAGTTGCGCAGGAAGTTTTTTTCCAATTCCCGCGATTGACACGTTTCTAAGACCGATGGATCGGGAAACACCGGACAACTCGCTTGGCGAATTGCGTCCGCTGAGAGATTCTCAAACTCAAACGTAATGAGCTTGCAATCGCGCGTCATTTTTTCTATCGCACCTCCATCACTATAGGATGCGACAGTAACATCGGCACATGCCGAGGCGGGACAGTCTTGATCCGGATCGAGTACTGAAACGCGGAGTCCCAGCCGGTGTGCCGCGAATGCCGCCATTCTACCTAATTGACCGCCGCCGACGATGCCGACGCGGTCGCCCGGTTGCAACGACATCATGCCAACGGCTCCGATGTTACCTCGGCTGTTTGGTTTTCCCGCCAGGTACGCAACCGTTCGCGCAATTCTTCATCGGTCAGAGCAAGAATCGAGCAGGCAAGCAACGCGGCGTTCTTCGCACCGGCTTGTCCGATTGCAAGCGTACCGACGGGAACTCCACCGGGCATCTGTACGATGGATAGCAGCGAATCGAGTCCTTGTAAATGTCGGCTCGGGACGGGTACACCTAACACCGGTAGAATCGTTTGCGAAGCGGTCATGCCGGGTAAGTGAGCAGCGCCACCCGCGCCAGCGATAATCACTTGTATACCGCGCTGTTCCGCAGTCTTTGCATATTCAAACATCCGGTCGGGTGTACGATGGGCGGAAACGACCTGCCACTCGAACGGAACGTTTAATGCAGTAAGCATATCCGCCGCCGCTTGCAGCGTTTCTTTATCCGATACGCTTCCCATGATGATGCCGATGACTGGTTTCATGCGCGCTCCCGTTTGCATTATCTATAATCTACAGAAACAAAGATAGTGGTACAAAAGTAGAAGCATTATAGAGGGGAGGACTTTGGTAGGATTTCCCGCAGTTGCGACAGCAATGGTGCAATTTCCCCCATCGGTTCGACATCGACCCGCAACACTGCGACCGGCAGCAAACGAAACACTGCTGGTAGTTTCACATAATCTTTTTCAGTGGTTACGAGATACTCAGCGCTGCTACTACGGAATTGCGCTTCCAGCGCGGTAAGATCATTATGGGTATAAAAATGATGGTCGCGATAGAACTGTGTTCCGACAACCTTTACCCCTAACGCTGTAATCGATGCTCGGAACCGTTCGGGATGCGCAATCCCTGCGAAGGCGAAAACGGTTTTATTCTTCATCGCGTCGAGCGGCAGCGTTCGTTCTTGGAGGCGCCACTCACTGGGGCGAGTACGAAACGCAACCACCGGAATCGTTACCCCCATATTCTTGATTGCGGTTTGCCACTTCGTTCCCGTCGCGGTTTTGTCGACCCGGAGCCATAATGCTTGGGCGCGGCTGATTGAGGAGAACCCTTCCCGGAGAAATCCTAAGGGGAGATAGCGGTACGCTAATCGTGGTAACGTCGCATCAAGAATCACCCAATCGACATTTCGTTTGATGCGCCGGTGTTGAAAACCATCGTCGAGGACAATGACGTCACAGCCAGCATCGACCAACGCATGCGCGCCACGAACGCGGTTCGCATCGCAATAGACCGGAATGTTTGGGAACCGCTCGGCAATCATCCGCGGCTCGTCTCCGCTCAATTCTACGGAGAGTAGTTCGCTACCATCGCCACGGGAGACCCACACCGGCGATTTACTCTTTCGTCCATAACCACGGGATAACAAGCCCGGTTTTGCACCAAGTTTTTCCAATTGCGCAAGCGTCCAAATTGACAACGGCGTTTTCGAAGAACCGCCAGCCGTTAAGCCGCCAATACTAATGACAGGAACCGCCGCCGCATAGGAGGAGAAGATGCCGTTATCGTAGAAGCGGTTGCGGATGCTGACGATGGCGCCGTATAGGATAGCCAGCGGCGCGGTGAGAGGATACAGCCATTTCGGTGAATGGACGCGCACTATGCTATACTCGCTCTACCCGCTTCGCGGTCGGTGCGGTGTTCGACATTCGTTAATACTTCTTCTAATTTTCGGTTCGCTGACTTCATCGCGTCGGTGGTTGTATTGAGTGGTGGAGGCAACGGTTCGCCGATAAGAAATTTTACTTTTGCGAACGGTTTAGGCAATAGCATTTTGTCCCAGGATTTATCGAATTGCCATGCCGAACTTGCCGAACCGGAGACAGGGACAATCCACGCATCCGCTTCGCGGGAAAGCCACACCGTTCCTAACTTCGCTTTATGCCGCGGTCCGCGTGGCCCGTCGGGCAACATCCCCCCGGTTTTACCGGCAGTGATCGCATCGACTGCGCCTAATGCCGCTTTCACGCCGCCGCGGGTCGAGCTGCCCCGAACGGCATGAAAACCCAATCGTTCGACAACCCGGGTGACCAACTCGCCATCGTCATGATCGGAAACGATGACGTGGATATCGCAATCCCGGAGAATGCAGGCAGTCAATAGCAACCGACCGTGCCATACTGCGACAATTTTTCGTTCGTATAAAGTGGAATCGATCGAGGAGAGATTCGGGTAACCCAGTTGCTCAACGCGCCACGACCATGCAAACGCTTTCAACAGCAGTGTCGCAATCCGCGGCAATAGTTCGAACTTTAACCATCGGGTCAACTGTTTACTCATTGTTTCGCTGCCAATTCGAGAATCCATTCGGCGACCCGTTGCGAGGCACCGACTCCTCCCAGACGACTCCGTAAGGTTGCAAACTTCTTCACCTGTTCGACCCCGGCTTCGCCCATCAGATTGCTCAAATCTTTTGCGAGGCGTTTCGGCGTGGCATCGTTTTGGATGCGTTCCGGCGCAACCAGATCGTTCATAACCAAATTTGCTAAGGCGATATAGGGAACCTTCACGACGCGTTTACCGATAGCGAACGTAATCGGCGATGTCCGGTAAAGAACGGTCAATGGCGTACCCAAGAGTGCGGTTTGCAGGGTTGCCGTACCGCTGGCAACGGCGGCAGCATCGGCGGCGACAATCGATACGGATGCGTCATCATATACCAATCGCGCGCCAATATCGACAAAGGGTTGATACCATTCCTGCGGCAATTCCGACAATGCCGGAACAAGGGCAATTACATCGGGGTGTTTCTTTTGCAACATCCGGAATGCTTCGGTAAGGATTGGGGTATGGTGGAAAATTTCCTGTTTCCGGCTGCCGGGTAACATCGCAATTACCCGTTTTCCAGTTACACCGAGATTAGCTTTCGCTGCGGTTTTCGATAAATCGAGTGGTAACTCCTCGAGGAGGGGGTGTCCCACGAATCGTACATCCAACGGGGCATTTTTGTAAGTATCTACCTCGAACGGGAAGACCACCGCAAGACCGTCGTACCGCTCGGAAATCTGTTTTATACGACCCGCTTTCCATGCCCAAACTTGCGGACTGATATACCCTAACGTTTTCGGACGGTAGTTCCCGGAGGAAAACTCCGTGCGTAACCATTGGGCAAACCGGAGATTGAATCCGGGATAATCGATAGCGATTACAACATCCGGTTTTCGACGCTTCACTTCCCGGTGTAACAAATCGTTGTTGCGTTTGATAACGGGCAGGTGTTTAAAAACTTCAATGAACCCCATGACTGCCATTTCGCGAGCATCGACCACGACCTCTAACCCGGCTTCCCGCATTCGTTCACCGCCCATCCCCCAACATTCGCAATGCGGAGATAATTTACGCAGAGCGGCAACGACCCCCGCCCCGTGAAGGTCGCCCGATGTTTCGCCAGCAAGAAAGCAAACGTTCATGTGATCGAAATCGTGTGTTGCGATGTAAAACAAGGACGACTGACAGGAATGTCAGTCGTACGGTAGTTACTACCAGCCTTGACCGCGCCAGATGGCATATCCGATCATCAATGCGAGAATCACAGTAATGCTGGTAAAGGTGGAACGTTCGCTTTTCAATGCACCGTTCCAATCGTTTGGGCGCTCATCCAGCGGTGTGACATATCCTTTCACTGGGAATAGGCGGGGTACCCGTTTACAATACTCCTGATACTTCTCGCCGTAATCTTTCACCAGTTTCTCCTCTTCGAGGGAGATAATTAACGTGTACTGCACCCAGAAGTAGAAGAATGTGACTGGTAGTAGCCAAATGAGCTGCTCGCCTCCGAGTGTTGCCGCTCCGATATACAGTAGCACATTCCCGAAGTAGAGGGGATTTCGGACATACGCATAGGGACCACTGGTTGTCAGGTAGGGCGCTCCGACATCTCGGGTTCGCGACGCGCCGCCGATGTGTGCGACTGCCCAGATCCGGATCCCTTCGCCCATTGCCATCAGCAACAGACCGACGCCAAACGATAGCGGTGTCGGTCTTGCCACGTAAAGCAACGCACCTACTAACGGCAGTGGTGTAAACGAACGAATCCGGAAAACAAAGTTACGCAAATCCCCCATCGAAAACTCCCTTGCATTATCGAAAAGTTAATAGATTGATGATGGCGGCGCATTGATATTTTCGTGTTCCCGCCGTATACTTGGTATAGTATAGTGTGGGAGAAGGTTTCGGACAAATGCCACCACTACCGATTGGCAACGCCGAACGGCGTTTCAAATTGTTTCTTCAGGGAAAGGGTTTACGGGTAACCGAGGAACGGCTTGCCATTCTCCGCGCTGTTAATAAACTTTCTGGACATATCAATGCCGATGAGCTATCCTATCAACTCCGGCAAAACGGAGTTGATGTTTCCCGGGCAACCGTGTATCGAACACTTAGTCACCTTGTGGAGGCAGGACTTGCCCGCAAAGTCGATTTTGGTTCGGGGCATGCCAATTACGAACGCAGCGATTTAGCCGATGGTCATCACGATCATATCATCTGCACAAAGTGTGGAAAAATCATCGAATTTTACAACT
Proteins encoded in this window:
- a CDS encoding 5-(carboxyamino)imidazole ribonucleotide synthase, with the translated sequence MMSLQPGDRVGIVGGGQLGRMAAFAAHRLGLRVSVLDPDQDCPASACADVTVASYSDGGAIEKMTRDCKLITFEFENLSADAIRQASCPVFPDPSVLETCQSRELEKNFLRNYGFPVPKFAFLSLTSSPQQIEEVCSLIGFPAVVKTIRMGYDGKGQWKVSTRDELQTVLQSITDVVILEQFVDFVRECSVIVARNLSGIIKCFPVVENRHANHILDLTIAPAPHLEYIAQQAEAIAVGIAEQLQLVGLLAVELFETQSGELLVNELAPRPHNSGHWSIEGAQCSQFEQLWRAVGNLPLGDSTPIAEEVAMANLLGELWHRGEPEWRKVLELPGIHLHLYGKREARPGRKMGHLTAVGKGASKQVIAARKLLCGK
- the purE gene encoding 5-(carboxyamino)imidazole ribonucleotide mutase; this encodes MKPVIGIIMGSVSDKETLQAAADMLTALNVPFEWQVVSAHRTPDRMFEYAKTAEQRGIQVIIAGAGGAAHLPGMTASQTILPVLGVPVPSRHLQGLDSLLSIVQMPGGVPVGTLAIGQAGAKNAALLACSILALTDEELRERLRTWRENQTAEVTSEPLA
- the lpxK gene encoding tetraacyldisaccharide 4'-kinase codes for the protein MRVHSPKWLYPLTAPLAILYGAIVSIRNRFYDNGIFSSYAAAVPVISIGGLTAGGSSKTPLSIWTLAQLEKLGAKPGLLSRGYGRKSKSPVWVSRGDGSELLSVELSGDEPRMIAERFPNIPVYCDANRVRGAHALVDAGCDVIVLDDGFQHRRIKRNVDWVILDATLPRLAYRYLPLGFLREGFSSISRAQALWLRVDKTATGTKWQTAIKNMGVTIPVVAFRTRPSEWRLQERTLPLDAMKNKTVFAFAGIAHPERFRASITALGVKVVGTQFYRDHHFYTHNDLTALEAQFRSSSAEYLVTTEKDYVKLPAVFRLLPVAVLRVDVEPMGEIAPLLSQLREILPKSSPL
- a CDS encoding lysophospholipid acyltransferase family protein, translated to MSKQLTRWLKFELLPRIATLLLKAFAWSWRVEQLGYPNLSSIDSTLYERKIVAVWHGRLLLTACILRDCDIHVIVSDHDDGELVTRVVERLGFHAVRGSSTRGGVKAALGAVDAITAGKTGGMLPDGPRGPRHKAKLGTVWLSREADAWIVPVSGSASSAWQFDKSWDKMLLPKPFAKVKFLIGEPLPPPLNTTTDAMKSANRKLEEVLTNVEHRTDREAGRASIA
- the lpxB gene encoding lipid-A-disaccharide synthase, with the translated sequence MNVCFLAGETSGDLHGAGVVAALRKLSPHCECWGMGGERMREAGLEVVVDAREMAVMGFIEVFKHLPVIKRNNDLLHREVKRRKPDVVIAIDYPGFNLRFAQWLRTEFSSGNYRPKTLGYISPQVWAWKAGRIKQISERYDGLAVVFPFEVDTYKNAPLDVRFVGHPLLEELPLDLSKTAAKANLGVTGKRVIAMLPGSRKQEIFHHTPILTEAFRMLQKKHPDVIALVPALSELPQEWYQPFVDIGARLVYDDASVSIVAADAAAVASGTATLQTALLGTPLTVLYRTSPITFAIGKRVVKVPYIALANLVMNDLVAPERIQNDATPKRLAKDLSNLMGEAGVEQVKKFATLRSRLGGVGASQRVAEWILELAAKQ
- a CDS encoding isoprenylcysteine carboxylmethyltransferase family protein, which codes for MGDLRNFVFRIRSFTPLPLVGALLYVARPTPLSFGVGLLLMAMGEGIRIWAVAHIGGASRTRDVGAPYLTTSGPYAYVRNPLYFGNVLLYIGAATLGGEQLIWLLPVTFFYFWVQYTLIISLEEEKLVKDYGEKYQEYCKRVPRLFPVKGYVTPLDERPNDWNGALKSERSTFTSITVILALMIGYAIWRGQGW
- a CDS encoding transcriptional repressor; this encodes MPPLPIGNAERRFKLFLQGKGLRVTEERLAILRAVNKLSGHINADELSYQLRQNGVDVSRATVYRTLSHLVEAGLARKVDFGSGHANYERSDLADGHHDHIICTKCGKIIEFYNSELEDLQGKIAEQHGFHIVAHQFQIVGICPDCRTKP